One stretch of Punica granatum isolate Tunisia-2019 chromosome 5, ASM765513v2, whole genome shotgun sequence DNA includes these proteins:
- the LOC116209404 gene encoding uncharacterized protein LOC116209404 isoform X3: MAMKLHDRLYVSSSSAHPYLSRRPVRTCFSCKSAVTLDYLLINWKHSRKRSAMRVDVLDGTGHCINNLPLGIKRDFLSLRKSRRVGHFTTLASAEDGVTVNGSPQGGTSSGDVEDMRVKLDRTLQDEDYNDGLVQSLHDAARVFELAIKEHSSHSRVSWFTTAWLGIDRNAWLKTLSYQASIYSLLQAASEISSRGDHRDRDVNVFVQRSLSRQYAPLESVIREKLLDKQPDIYDWFWSEQVPAVVTSFVNYFEGDSRFTATTTVGGKGMSVQPGNAVSVRPGNASDTSLLMLALTCVAAITKLGPAKVSCPQFFSMIPDVTGRLMDMLVDFVLIQQAYKSVKKIGLRREFLLHFGPRAASCRVRNDRDAEEVSFWVNLITNQLQRAIDRDRIWSRLTTSESIEVLERDLAIFGFFIALGRRTQVFLCANGFDGIGDPIEGCIRYFIGGSVLYYPQLSSISSYQLFVEVVCEELDWLPFFPGLVDNPKQSHGHKSKQELPPNPEAIPQALDVCSHWIQSFIKYSKWLENPSNVKAARFLSRGHNKLMECREDLGILKNEGMEINTKGSSKAVTTRYSTSENKADSLDKALESVEEALMRLEELLQELHVSSSSSGKEHLKAACSDLEKIRKLKKEAEFLEASFRAKAASLQQGDGDGHSKPSISGQKQFLKGKNRNGDTAMPNSGKSNSRGLWNFFKSWPSEKPDSDLATLGGSDDEYIRQLNAEMDSQDSELSGIRRFELLRNELIELEKRVQRSANKSDTDEDIQLAVESAENDEISLDSQLVQVQKKVNIIEKSLDKLKDTSRDVWQGTQLLAIDVGASMELLRRGLIGDELTGKEKKALRRTMTDLASVVPIGVLMLLPVTAVGHAAMLAAIQRYVPQLIPSTYGPERLDLLRQLEKVKELETSEANPKEPTEELA, from the exons ATGGCGATGAAGCTGCACGATCGTTTATACGTCTCCTCAAG CTCTGCACATCCTTATCTTTCACGAAGACCCGTTAGAACATGCTTCTCTTGTAAAAGTGCTGTCACCTTGGATTACCTGCTCATTAATTGGAAACATTCGAGGAAAAGATCTGCCATGAGAGTTGATGTCTTGGATGGTACGGGCCACTGCATCAATAATCTCCCTTTGGGAATCAAGAGAGACTTTCTGAGCTTACGTAAGTCAAGAAGAGTGGGGCACTTCACTACCCTTGCATCTGCCGAAGACGGAGTTACTGTCAACGGGAGTCCTCAGGGAGGTACTAGTAGTGGTGATGTCGAGGATATGAGAGTCAAACTTGACCGCACATTGCAAGATGAAGACTACAATGATGGGCTTGTCCAGTCTCTTCATGATGCTGCCCGGGTATTTGAGTTAGCAATCAAGGAACATTCTTCACATTCCAGAGTATCTTGGTTTACAACTGCCTGGCTCGGTATCGACAGAAATGCATGGTTGAAGACGCTGTCTTACCAG GCTTCAATTTATTCCTTACTGCAAGCAGCGAGTGAAATTTCGTCTCGAGGGGATCACAGGGACAGGGACGTAAATGTATTTGTCCAAAGAAG TTTATCAAGACAATATGCTCCACTGGAGAGTGTAATCAGGGAGAAATTATTGGACAAGCAGCCAGATATATATGATTGGTTCTGGTCAGAGCAGGTTCCAGCTGTGGTTACATCCTTTGTAAATTACTTTGAAGGGGATTCCCGCTTTACTGCCACGACTACTGT GGGTGGGAAAGGGATGTCTGTGCAACCAGGAAACGCCGTGTCTGTCCGACCAGGAAACGCCAGTGACACATCTCTCCTTATGCTCGCCTTAACTTGTGTGGCAGCAATCACCAAGCTTGGCCCAGCAAAAGTTTCTTGTCCACAGTTTTTTTCCATGATTCCAGATGTTACTGGCCGGTTGATGGACATGCTAGTTGATTTTGTCTTGATACAGCAAGCCTATAAATCAGTAAAGAAAATAGGTCTACGCAGAGAGTTTCTTCTCCATTTTGGTCCTCGAGCTGCATCATGTAGAGTGAGAAATGATCGGGATGCGGAGGAGGTTTCTTTCTGGGTAAACCTTATCACAAACCAGCTGCAACGAGCTATAGATAGGGACAGAATATGGTCAAGACTAACTACATCTGAAAGCATTGAG GTATTGGAGAGGGACTTAGCTATATTTGGATTTTTCATTGCCCTGGGGAGAAGGACGCAGGTCTTTTTATGTGCAAATGGTTTTGATGGTATAGGAGATCCTATTGAAGGTTGCATTAG ATACTTTATAGGAGGTAGTGTTTTATACTACCCTCAGCTTTCATCAATAAGTTCTTACCAACTGTTTGTGGAG GTGGTCTGCGAGGAGCTTGATTGGCTTCCATTTTTCCCGGGCCTGGTAGACAATCCAAAACAGTCGCATGGTCACAAAAGTAAACAAGAACTTCCCCCAAATCCCGAAGCTATCCCCCAGGCATTGGATGTATGTTCTCACTGGATTCAGAGCTTTATTAAGTATAGCAAATGGTTAGAGAATCCTTCCAACGTCAAGGCAGCAAGATTTCTTTCCAGAGG GCACAACAAGTTAATGGAATGCAGGGAGGATCTGGGAATATTGAA GAACGAAGGTATGGAAATCAATACAAAAGGTTCATCTAAGGCTGTAACTACAAGATATTCAACATCTGAAAACAAGGCTGATTCCTTAGACAAG GCATTGGAGAGTGTGGAGGAAGCTCTTATGAGACTGGAGGAGCTGCTTCAAGAATTGCATGTATCAAGTTCTAGTTCTGGAAAGGAGCATCTAAAGGCTGCCTGTTCTGACCTTGagaaaataaggaaactaAAGAAAGAAGCTGAATTTCTTGAGGCATCTTTCAGAGCAAAAGCAGCATCATTGCAGCAG GGAGATGGGGATGGTCATTCTAAACCTTCTATTAGTGGACAGAAGCAATTCCTGAAAGGAAAAAACAGAAATGGAGATACTGCAATGCCAAATAGTGGAAAAAG TAATTCTCGTGGATTGTGGAACTTCTTTAAGAGCTGGCCTTCTGAAAAGCCCGACTCTGATCTGGCAACTTTGGGTGGATCG GATGATGAATATATTCGGCAGCTTAATGCGGAGATGGATTCTCAAGACTCAGAATTAAGTGGCATACGCCGTTTTGAACTTTTGAGGAATGAGCTAATAGAACTTGAAAAACGAGTTCAAAGAAGTGCTAACAAGTCTGACACTGATGAG GATATTCAGCTTGCAGTTGAAAGTGCTGAAAATGATGAGATTAGTCTAGATTCTCAGTTGGTTCAGGTTCAGAAGAAAGTGAACATCATTGAGAAGTCACTTGACAAGCTGAAAGATACGAGCAGG GATGTTTGGCAAGGCACTCAACTTCTTGCTATTGATGTCGGAGCTTCCATGGAATTGCTTAGAAGGGGCCTCATTGGAGATGAATTGACAGGCAAGGAAAAGAAAGCTCTCCGAAGAACGATGACCGACTTAGCATCTGTTGTCCCCATTGGTGTCTTGATGCTCCTCCCG GTCACTGCAGTCGGCCACGCAGCTATGTTAGCTGCAATTCAGAGATACGTACCACAACTG ATACCTTCTACATATGGGCCCGAGAGACTTGACCTCCTGAGGCAACTCGAGAAAGTTAAGGAATTGGAGACCTCCGAAGCGAATCCCAAAGAACCCACAGAGGAATTGGCCTGA
- the LOC116209404 gene encoding uncharacterized protein LOC116209404 isoform X2 — protein sequence MAMKLHDRLYVSSSSTGRLWSKHERYCYDDLEDSAHPYLSRRPVRTCFSCKSAVTLDYLLINWKHSRKRSAMRVDVLDGTGHCINNLPLGIKRDFLSLRKSRRVGHFTTLASAEDGVTVNGSPQGGTSSGDVEDMRVKLDRTLQDEDYNDGLVQSLHDAARVFELAIKEHSSHSRVSWFTTAWLGIDRNAWLKTLSYQASIYSLLQAASEISSRGDHRDRDVNVFVQRSLSRQYAPLESVIREKLLDKQPDIYDWFWSEQVPAVVTSFVNYFEGDSRFTATTTVGGKGMSVQPGNAVSVRPGNASDTSLLMLALTCVAAITKLGPAKVSCPQFFSMIPDVTGRLMDMLVDFVLIQQAYKSVKKIGLRREFLLHFGPRAASCRVRNDRDAEEVSFWVNLITNQLQRAIDRDRIWSRLTTSESIEVLERDLAIFGFFIALGRRTQVFLCANGFDGIGDPIEGCIRYFIGGSVLYYPQLSSISSYQLFVEVVCEELDWLPFFPGLVDNPKQSHGHKSKQELPPNPEAIPQALDVCSHWIQSFIKYSKWLENPSNVKAARFLSRGHNKLMECREDLGILKNEGMEINTKGSSKAVTTRYSTSENKADSLDKALESVEEALMRLEELLQELHVSSSSSGKEHLKAACSDLEKIRKLKKEAEFLEASFRAKAASLQQGDGDGHSKPSISGQKQFLKGKNRNGDTAMPNSGKSNSRGLWNFFKSWPSEKPDSDLATLGGSLNAEMDSQDSELSGIRRFELLRNELIELEKRVQRSANKSDTDEDIQLAVESAENDEISLDSQLVQVQKKVNIIEKSLDKLKDTSRDVWQGTQLLAIDVGASMELLRRGLIGDELTGKEKKALRRTMTDLASVVPIGVLMLLPVTAVGHAAMLAAIQRYVPQLIPSTYGPERLDLLRQLEKVKELETSEANPKEPTEELA from the exons ATGGCGATGAAGCTGCACGATCGTTTATACGTCTCCTCAAG CTCAACTGGTCGGTTGTGGTCGAAACATGAAAGATATTGCTATGACGACTTGGAAGA CTCTGCACATCCTTATCTTTCACGAAGACCCGTTAGAACATGCTTCTCTTGTAAAAGTGCTGTCACCTTGGATTACCTGCTCATTAATTGGAAACATTCGAGGAAAAGATCTGCCATGAGAGTTGATGTCTTGGATGGTACGGGCCACTGCATCAATAATCTCCCTTTGGGAATCAAGAGAGACTTTCTGAGCTTACGTAAGTCAAGAAGAGTGGGGCACTTCACTACCCTTGCATCTGCCGAAGACGGAGTTACTGTCAACGGGAGTCCTCAGGGAGGTACTAGTAGTGGTGATGTCGAGGATATGAGAGTCAAACTTGACCGCACATTGCAAGATGAAGACTACAATGATGGGCTTGTCCAGTCTCTTCATGATGCTGCCCGGGTATTTGAGTTAGCAATCAAGGAACATTCTTCACATTCCAGAGTATCTTGGTTTACAACTGCCTGGCTCGGTATCGACAGAAATGCATGGTTGAAGACGCTGTCTTACCAG GCTTCAATTTATTCCTTACTGCAAGCAGCGAGTGAAATTTCGTCTCGAGGGGATCACAGGGACAGGGACGTAAATGTATTTGTCCAAAGAAG TTTATCAAGACAATATGCTCCACTGGAGAGTGTAATCAGGGAGAAATTATTGGACAAGCAGCCAGATATATATGATTGGTTCTGGTCAGAGCAGGTTCCAGCTGTGGTTACATCCTTTGTAAATTACTTTGAAGGGGATTCCCGCTTTACTGCCACGACTACTGT GGGTGGGAAAGGGATGTCTGTGCAACCAGGAAACGCCGTGTCTGTCCGACCAGGAAACGCCAGTGACACATCTCTCCTTATGCTCGCCTTAACTTGTGTGGCAGCAATCACCAAGCTTGGCCCAGCAAAAGTTTCTTGTCCACAGTTTTTTTCCATGATTCCAGATGTTACTGGCCGGTTGATGGACATGCTAGTTGATTTTGTCTTGATACAGCAAGCCTATAAATCAGTAAAGAAAATAGGTCTACGCAGAGAGTTTCTTCTCCATTTTGGTCCTCGAGCTGCATCATGTAGAGTGAGAAATGATCGGGATGCGGAGGAGGTTTCTTTCTGGGTAAACCTTATCACAAACCAGCTGCAACGAGCTATAGATAGGGACAGAATATGGTCAAGACTAACTACATCTGAAAGCATTGAG GTATTGGAGAGGGACTTAGCTATATTTGGATTTTTCATTGCCCTGGGGAGAAGGACGCAGGTCTTTTTATGTGCAAATGGTTTTGATGGTATAGGAGATCCTATTGAAGGTTGCATTAG ATACTTTATAGGAGGTAGTGTTTTATACTACCCTCAGCTTTCATCAATAAGTTCTTACCAACTGTTTGTGGAG GTGGTCTGCGAGGAGCTTGATTGGCTTCCATTTTTCCCGGGCCTGGTAGACAATCCAAAACAGTCGCATGGTCACAAAAGTAAACAAGAACTTCCCCCAAATCCCGAAGCTATCCCCCAGGCATTGGATGTATGTTCTCACTGGATTCAGAGCTTTATTAAGTATAGCAAATGGTTAGAGAATCCTTCCAACGTCAAGGCAGCAAGATTTCTTTCCAGAGG GCACAACAAGTTAATGGAATGCAGGGAGGATCTGGGAATATTGAA GAACGAAGGTATGGAAATCAATACAAAAGGTTCATCTAAGGCTGTAACTACAAGATATTCAACATCTGAAAACAAGGCTGATTCCTTAGACAAG GCATTGGAGAGTGTGGAGGAAGCTCTTATGAGACTGGAGGAGCTGCTTCAAGAATTGCATGTATCAAGTTCTAGTTCTGGAAAGGAGCATCTAAAGGCTGCCTGTTCTGACCTTGagaaaataaggaaactaAAGAAAGAAGCTGAATTTCTTGAGGCATCTTTCAGAGCAAAAGCAGCATCATTGCAGCAG GGAGATGGGGATGGTCATTCTAAACCTTCTATTAGTGGACAGAAGCAATTCCTGAAAGGAAAAAACAGAAATGGAGATACTGCAATGCCAAATAGTGGAAAAAG TAATTCTCGTGGATTGTGGAACTTCTTTAAGAGCTGGCCTTCTGAAAAGCCCGACTCTGATCTGGCAACTTTGGGTGGATCG CTTAATGCGGAGATGGATTCTCAAGACTCAGAATTAAGTGGCATACGCCGTTTTGAACTTTTGAGGAATGAGCTAATAGAACTTGAAAAACGAGTTCAAAGAAGTGCTAACAAGTCTGACACTGATGAG GATATTCAGCTTGCAGTTGAAAGTGCTGAAAATGATGAGATTAGTCTAGATTCTCAGTTGGTTCAGGTTCAGAAGAAAGTGAACATCATTGAGAAGTCACTTGACAAGCTGAAAGATACGAGCAGG GATGTTTGGCAAGGCACTCAACTTCTTGCTATTGATGTCGGAGCTTCCATGGAATTGCTTAGAAGGGGCCTCATTGGAGATGAATTGACAGGCAAGGAAAAGAAAGCTCTCCGAAGAACGATGACCGACTTAGCATCTGTTGTCCCCATTGGTGTCTTGATGCTCCTCCCG GTCACTGCAGTCGGCCACGCAGCTATGTTAGCTGCAATTCAGAGATACGTACCACAACTG ATACCTTCTACATATGGGCCCGAGAGACTTGACCTCCTGAGGCAACTCGAGAAAGTTAAGGAATTGGAGACCTCCGAAGCGAATCCCAAAGAACCCACAGAGGAATTGGCCTGA
- the LOC116209404 gene encoding uncharacterized protein LOC116209404 isoform X1 — MAMKLHDRLYVSSSSTGRLWSKHERYCYDDLEDSAHPYLSRRPVRTCFSCKSAVTLDYLLINWKHSRKRSAMRVDVLDGTGHCINNLPLGIKRDFLSLRKSRRVGHFTTLASAEDGVTVNGSPQGGTSSGDVEDMRVKLDRTLQDEDYNDGLVQSLHDAARVFELAIKEHSSHSRVSWFTTAWLGIDRNAWLKTLSYQASIYSLLQAASEISSRGDHRDRDVNVFVQRSLSRQYAPLESVIREKLLDKQPDIYDWFWSEQVPAVVTSFVNYFEGDSRFTATTTVGGKGMSVQPGNAVSVRPGNASDTSLLMLALTCVAAITKLGPAKVSCPQFFSMIPDVTGRLMDMLVDFVLIQQAYKSVKKIGLRREFLLHFGPRAASCRVRNDRDAEEVSFWVNLITNQLQRAIDRDRIWSRLTTSESIEVLERDLAIFGFFIALGRRTQVFLCANGFDGIGDPIEGCIRYFIGGSVLYYPQLSSISSYQLFVEVVCEELDWLPFFPGLVDNPKQSHGHKSKQELPPNPEAIPQALDVCSHWIQSFIKYSKWLENPSNVKAARFLSRGHNKLMECREDLGILKNEGMEINTKGSSKAVTTRYSTSENKADSLDKALESVEEALMRLEELLQELHVSSSSSGKEHLKAACSDLEKIRKLKKEAEFLEASFRAKAASLQQGDGDGHSKPSISGQKQFLKGKNRNGDTAMPNSGKSNSRGLWNFFKSWPSEKPDSDLATLGGSDDEYIRQLNAEMDSQDSELSGIRRFELLRNELIELEKRVQRSANKSDTDEDIQLAVESAENDEISLDSQLVQVQKKVNIIEKSLDKLKDTSRDVWQGTQLLAIDVGASMELLRRGLIGDELTGKEKKALRRTMTDLASVVPIGVLMLLPVTAVGHAAMLAAIQRYVPQLIPSTYGPERLDLLRQLEKVKELETSEANPKEPTEELA; from the exons ATGGCGATGAAGCTGCACGATCGTTTATACGTCTCCTCAAG CTCAACTGGTCGGTTGTGGTCGAAACATGAAAGATATTGCTATGACGACTTGGAAGA CTCTGCACATCCTTATCTTTCACGAAGACCCGTTAGAACATGCTTCTCTTGTAAAAGTGCTGTCACCTTGGATTACCTGCTCATTAATTGGAAACATTCGAGGAAAAGATCTGCCATGAGAGTTGATGTCTTGGATGGTACGGGCCACTGCATCAATAATCTCCCTTTGGGAATCAAGAGAGACTTTCTGAGCTTACGTAAGTCAAGAAGAGTGGGGCACTTCACTACCCTTGCATCTGCCGAAGACGGAGTTACTGTCAACGGGAGTCCTCAGGGAGGTACTAGTAGTGGTGATGTCGAGGATATGAGAGTCAAACTTGACCGCACATTGCAAGATGAAGACTACAATGATGGGCTTGTCCAGTCTCTTCATGATGCTGCCCGGGTATTTGAGTTAGCAATCAAGGAACATTCTTCACATTCCAGAGTATCTTGGTTTACAACTGCCTGGCTCGGTATCGACAGAAATGCATGGTTGAAGACGCTGTCTTACCAG GCTTCAATTTATTCCTTACTGCAAGCAGCGAGTGAAATTTCGTCTCGAGGGGATCACAGGGACAGGGACGTAAATGTATTTGTCCAAAGAAG TTTATCAAGACAATATGCTCCACTGGAGAGTGTAATCAGGGAGAAATTATTGGACAAGCAGCCAGATATATATGATTGGTTCTGGTCAGAGCAGGTTCCAGCTGTGGTTACATCCTTTGTAAATTACTTTGAAGGGGATTCCCGCTTTACTGCCACGACTACTGT GGGTGGGAAAGGGATGTCTGTGCAACCAGGAAACGCCGTGTCTGTCCGACCAGGAAACGCCAGTGACACATCTCTCCTTATGCTCGCCTTAACTTGTGTGGCAGCAATCACCAAGCTTGGCCCAGCAAAAGTTTCTTGTCCACAGTTTTTTTCCATGATTCCAGATGTTACTGGCCGGTTGATGGACATGCTAGTTGATTTTGTCTTGATACAGCAAGCCTATAAATCAGTAAAGAAAATAGGTCTACGCAGAGAGTTTCTTCTCCATTTTGGTCCTCGAGCTGCATCATGTAGAGTGAGAAATGATCGGGATGCGGAGGAGGTTTCTTTCTGGGTAAACCTTATCACAAACCAGCTGCAACGAGCTATAGATAGGGACAGAATATGGTCAAGACTAACTACATCTGAAAGCATTGAG GTATTGGAGAGGGACTTAGCTATATTTGGATTTTTCATTGCCCTGGGGAGAAGGACGCAGGTCTTTTTATGTGCAAATGGTTTTGATGGTATAGGAGATCCTATTGAAGGTTGCATTAG ATACTTTATAGGAGGTAGTGTTTTATACTACCCTCAGCTTTCATCAATAAGTTCTTACCAACTGTTTGTGGAG GTGGTCTGCGAGGAGCTTGATTGGCTTCCATTTTTCCCGGGCCTGGTAGACAATCCAAAACAGTCGCATGGTCACAAAAGTAAACAAGAACTTCCCCCAAATCCCGAAGCTATCCCCCAGGCATTGGATGTATGTTCTCACTGGATTCAGAGCTTTATTAAGTATAGCAAATGGTTAGAGAATCCTTCCAACGTCAAGGCAGCAAGATTTCTTTCCAGAGG GCACAACAAGTTAATGGAATGCAGGGAGGATCTGGGAATATTGAA GAACGAAGGTATGGAAATCAATACAAAAGGTTCATCTAAGGCTGTAACTACAAGATATTCAACATCTGAAAACAAGGCTGATTCCTTAGACAAG GCATTGGAGAGTGTGGAGGAAGCTCTTATGAGACTGGAGGAGCTGCTTCAAGAATTGCATGTATCAAGTTCTAGTTCTGGAAAGGAGCATCTAAAGGCTGCCTGTTCTGACCTTGagaaaataaggaaactaAAGAAAGAAGCTGAATTTCTTGAGGCATCTTTCAGAGCAAAAGCAGCATCATTGCAGCAG GGAGATGGGGATGGTCATTCTAAACCTTCTATTAGTGGACAGAAGCAATTCCTGAAAGGAAAAAACAGAAATGGAGATACTGCAATGCCAAATAGTGGAAAAAG TAATTCTCGTGGATTGTGGAACTTCTTTAAGAGCTGGCCTTCTGAAAAGCCCGACTCTGATCTGGCAACTTTGGGTGGATCG GATGATGAATATATTCGGCAGCTTAATGCGGAGATGGATTCTCAAGACTCAGAATTAAGTGGCATACGCCGTTTTGAACTTTTGAGGAATGAGCTAATAGAACTTGAAAAACGAGTTCAAAGAAGTGCTAACAAGTCTGACACTGATGAG GATATTCAGCTTGCAGTTGAAAGTGCTGAAAATGATGAGATTAGTCTAGATTCTCAGTTGGTTCAGGTTCAGAAGAAAGTGAACATCATTGAGAAGTCACTTGACAAGCTGAAAGATACGAGCAGG GATGTTTGGCAAGGCACTCAACTTCTTGCTATTGATGTCGGAGCTTCCATGGAATTGCTTAGAAGGGGCCTCATTGGAGATGAATTGACAGGCAAGGAAAAGAAAGCTCTCCGAAGAACGATGACCGACTTAGCATCTGTTGTCCCCATTGGTGTCTTGATGCTCCTCCCG GTCACTGCAGTCGGCCACGCAGCTATGTTAGCTGCAATTCAGAGATACGTACCACAACTG ATACCTTCTACATATGGGCCCGAGAGACTTGACCTCCTGAGGCAACTCGAGAAAGTTAAGGAATTGGAGACCTCCGAAGCGAATCCCAAAGAACCCACAGAGGAATTGGCCTGA
- the LOC116209405 gene encoding mRNA-decapping enzyme-like protein — protein MSQSGKLMPNLDQNSTKQLNLTVLQRVDPNIEEILITAAHVTLYEFNIESNQWSRKDVEGSLFVVKRNAQPRFQFIVMNRRSTENLVENLLGDFEYEIQVPYLLYRNASQEVNGIWFYNSRECEEVANLFSRIVNAFSKVPPNVKGHSSKSEFEELEVAPNMSMIEEPLEPSSTVSATDGPEDSSFMNFFSAALNVGNNPPNMAISRPPHQSSAPIPIFQNTAAVPSAPPPNAELSSYSVPSSFNLVTRTDSSDSISNKNLVTNLVKPSSFMSAPSQASPLVMPQIPSAAPAATSLHPSPLSLPRPYGTPLLQPFPPPTPSPSLTPSPSPPADIPIINRDRVRGALLKLVQDDQFIDMFYQALLKVHHS, from the exons ATGTCTCAGTCCGGGAAATTGATGCCGAATCTGGACCAGAACAGCACCAAGCAGCTCAACCTCACCGTGCTCCAGAGAGTCGATCCCAACATCGAAGAGATCCTGATTACCGCCGCTCACGTCACCTTGTACGAGTTCAACATCGAGAGCAACCAGTGG AGTCGCAAGGACGTTGAAGGGTCTCTATTTGTCGTTAAAAG GAATGCTCAGCCTCGATTCCAGTTCATTGTGATGAACCGGCGGAGTACAG AAAATTTGGTGGAGAATCTTTTGGGAGATTTTGAGTACGAAATTCAAGTTCCTTATCTATTATATCGGAATGCTTCACAAGAAGTTAATGGCATTTGGTTCTACAATTCACGTGAATGTGAGGAAGTTGCCAATCTTTTTAGCAG AATAGTGAATGCCTTCTCAAAGGTTCCTCCTAATGTAAAAGGACACTCAAGTAAAAG TGAGTTTGAGGAGCTGGAAGTTGCCCCAAACATGTCTATGATTGAAGAACCACTGGAGCCATCATCAACTGTGTCTGCCACTGATGGTCCTGAAGATTCCTCATTTATGAACTTCTTTAGT GCCGCCTTAAATGTTGGAAATAATCCTCCAAACATGGCGATCTCAAGACCACCTCATCAATCTTCAGCACCAATCCCAATATTTCAAAATACAGCCGCTGTTCCTTCAGCTCCTCCACCAAATGCTGAATTATCATCCTATTCCGTTCCATCTTCTTTCAATTTGGTGACCCGTACTGACTCTTCAGATTCGATCAGCAACAAGAACCTGGTGACTAATCTGGTGAAGCCCTCTTCATTTATGTCAGCACCATCTCAGGCATCTCCTCTAGTGATGCCACAAATCCCTTCGGCCGCTCCTGCGGCTACTTCTCTCCATCCTTCTCCATTGAGCTTGCCACGCCCATATGGCACCCCATTGCTTCAACCTTTTCCACCGCCTACTCCATCTCCGTCCCTAACACCTAGCCCGTCTCCTCCTGCTGACATACCCATTATCAACAGGGACAGAGTTCGTGGTGCTCTCCTTAAGCTTGTCCAG GacgatcaattcatcgacatGTTCTACCAAGCACTGCTGAAGGTCCACCATTCATGA